The proteins below come from a single Streptomyces sp. B3I8 genomic window:
- a CDS encoding RNA degradosome polyphosphate kinase → MSQQNAQAPVAHAQQPSVGSLAAHRPHTVAATGSDLEPDLDADLDVYDESADGGRLPQGRFLDRERSWLAFNERVLELAEDPATPLLERANFLAIFASNLDEFFMVRVAGLKRRIATGVATRSASGLQPREVLEMIWARSRELMARHAACYHEDVAPALADEGIHLVRWNELTEKEQAGLFTLFRHRIFPVLTPLAVDPAHPFPYISGLSLNLAVVVRNPVSGHRHFARVKVPPLLSRFLEASPQRYVPVEDVIAAHLEELFPGMEVLEHHAFRLTRNEDLEVEEDDTENLLQALEKELMRRRFGPPVRLEVEESIDRYVLDLLVRELKISEAEVYPLPGPLDLTGLFGIAALDRSELKYPKFIAGTHRDLAEVESASAPDIFAALRERDVLLHHPYDSFSTSVQAFLEQAAGDPDVLAIKQTLYRTSGDSPIVDALIDAAESGKQVLVLVELKARFDEQANIKWARKLEEAGCHVVYGLVGLKTHCKLSLVVRQEGETLRRYSHVGTGNYHPKTARLYEDLGLLTADPQVGADLSDLFNRLSGYSRRETYRRLLVAPKSLRDGLVSRIDKEAQHHRAGRPAYVRIKVNSMVDEAVVDACYRASQAGVPVDVWVRGICALRPGVPGLSENIRVRSVLGRFLEHSRVFGFGNGGEPEVWFGSADMMHRNLDRRIEALVRVTDPGHRAALNRLLETGMSDLTASWHLGPDGEWTRHAIDAEGQPLRNVQEMLIDARRRRRGKATP, encoded by the coding sequence ATGAGCCAGCAGAACGCCCAGGCGCCCGTGGCGCACGCACAGCAGCCCTCCGTCGGGTCACTCGCCGCGCACCGCCCGCACACGGTCGCCGCCACGGGCTCGGACCTGGAGCCCGATCTCGACGCCGACCTCGACGTCTACGACGAGTCGGCGGACGGCGGCCGGCTCCCCCAGGGCCGCTTCCTGGACCGGGAGCGCAGCTGGCTCGCGTTCAACGAACGCGTGCTCGAACTCGCCGAGGACCCGGCCACGCCCCTGCTGGAGCGCGCCAACTTCCTCGCGATCTTCGCCAGCAACCTGGACGAGTTCTTCATGGTCCGGGTCGCCGGCCTCAAGCGCCGCATCGCCACCGGTGTGGCCACCCGCTCCGCTTCCGGGCTCCAGCCCCGCGAGGTGCTGGAGATGATCTGGGCCCGCTCCCGCGAGCTCATGGCCCGGCACGCCGCGTGCTACCACGAGGACGTCGCCCCGGCCCTCGCCGACGAGGGCATCCACCTGGTCCGCTGGAACGAACTCACGGAGAAGGAACAGGCGGGCCTGTTCACCCTCTTCCGGCACCGCATCTTCCCCGTGCTGACCCCGCTGGCGGTCGACCCCGCGCACCCGTTCCCGTACATCTCCGGGCTCTCCCTCAATCTGGCCGTCGTCGTCCGCAACCCGGTCTCCGGGCACCGGCACTTCGCGCGCGTCAAGGTGCCGCCGCTGCTGTCCCGCTTCCTGGAGGCCTCCCCGCAGCGGTACGTACCCGTCGAGGACGTCATCGCGGCGCACCTGGAGGAGCTGTTCCCGGGGATGGAGGTGCTGGAGCACCACGCCTTCCGCCTCACCCGCAACGAGGACCTGGAGGTCGAGGAGGACGACACGGAGAACCTCCTCCAGGCGCTGGAGAAGGAGTTGATGCGGCGTCGGTTCGGGCCGCCGGTGCGGCTGGAGGTCGAGGAGTCCATCGACCGGTACGTACTGGACCTGCTGGTGCGGGAGTTGAAGATCAGTGAGGCCGAGGTGTACCCGCTGCCGGGCCCGCTGGACCTCACCGGACTGTTCGGCATCGCGGCCCTGGACCGGTCCGAGCTGAAGTACCCCAAGTTCATCGCCGGCACCCACCGCGACCTGGCCGAGGTCGAGTCGGCGTCCGCGCCCGACATCTTCGCCGCGCTGCGCGAACGTGACGTGCTGCTGCACCACCCGTACGACTCCTTCTCCACCTCCGTGCAGGCGTTCCTGGAGCAGGCGGCGGGCGACCCGGACGTGCTCGCCATCAAGCAGACCCTGTACCGCACCTCCGGCGACTCCCCCATAGTCGACGCGCTCATCGACGCCGCCGAGTCCGGCAAGCAGGTCCTCGTCCTCGTCGAGCTCAAGGCGCGCTTCGACGAGCAGGCCAACATCAAGTGGGCCCGCAAGCTGGAGGAGGCCGGCTGCCACGTGGTGTACGGGCTGGTCGGGCTGAAGACCCACTGCAAGCTCTCCCTCGTCGTCCGGCAGGAGGGCGAGACGCTGCGCCGCTACTCGCACGTCGGCACCGGCAACTACCACCCCAAGACCGCACGGCTGTACGAGGACCTGGGGCTGCTCACCGCGGACCCGCAGGTCGGCGCGGACCTCTCCGACCTGTTCAACCGGCTCTCCGGCTATTCCCGCCGCGAGACCTACCGCCGGCTGCTCGTCGCCCCCAAGTCGCTGCGGGACGGGCTGGTCTCACGCATCGACAAGGAGGCCCAGCACCACCGCGCGGGCCGCCCCGCCTACGTCCGCATCAAGGTCAACTCGATGGTGGACGAGGCGGTCGTCGACGCCTGCTACCGGGCTTCCCAGGCCGGGGTGCCGGTCGACGTGTGGGTGCGCGGCATCTGCGCGCTGCGCCCGGGGGTGCCGGGGCTGTCGGAGAACATCCGCGTCCGCTCCGTCCTCGGCCGCTTCCTGGAGCACTCCCGGGTCTTCGGCTTCGGCAACGGGGGCGAGCCGGAAGTGTGGTTCGGCAGCGCGGACATGATGCACCGCAATCTCGACCGCCGTATCGAGGCACTGGTACGGGTCACCGACCCGGGCCACCGGGCGGCCCTGAACCGGCTGCTGGAGACCGGCATGTCCGACCTGACGGCTTCCTGGCACCTCGGCCCCGACGGCGAGTGGACCCGCCACGCGATCGACGCGGAGGGCCAGCCGTTGCGGAACGTCCAGGAGATGCTCATAGACGCCCGGAGGCGCCGGCGTGGCAAAGCGACACCCTGA